gttataattcttattattattattataattattgttattgttgtagtAGTTATTGTTatagttattgttattattattattgttgttgttattattattattatcattatgtcATATACATGTAATCAACAGTGTCAACAACTGTAATAAATGTTAGAGTttataaattgatttaaaacCCTATTTAAACACTATTTATTGCTGTTGTTTCAGATCAATAGATGAGAGAATTGATTTGAAAGAATAAGATGCAATAATAAGATGCAAAATGCAACTTAAACACTTTTGTTTATGCAAAAACTATACAAAGGTATTAACATTGAAaagttgtattatattatatctattAATATTAGTCTTTATCAGACATGATTAGAAAGGCGTGTGATGTCTAAAATCCGAATAGACCGTGTGTGTGGTTTCATTTCCACGTGTCCTGGGGTTGTGACGTCAGGACAAGATGGCGGCGTTGTGCGCGAGGAGCTTGGGGAAGGTCGGCAGGCTGTTTTCACACAGCACGAGTTTCTCAGGCTGGAATCCGGTGCCGCTGTCCACGCGGCTCTGTGCGCGAGCTCACGGCGGCAGTGCGCAGGGACCTGCACGCGCTCTGAGACGGACCGGAAACGGCGGAGCGGCgctcaggtgtgtgttcctGCTCGGAGGTGGACTCGGTTTGTACCACAGCGTTAAACACACGGTGCAGAAGCAGCACGCGCAGCAGCACGAGGTCAGTCACGCTGATGTCACCATAACAATATTAGTCCTTATCAGACAAAAGTAGGATGTGGAGGTGCAGGTGGAAGTGGATGTAGATATGGAGGTGGAGGTGCAGGTGGATGTAGATATGGAGGTGCAGGTGGATATGGAGGTGGATGTGGATGTAGATATGGATGTGGAGGTGCAGGTGGATGTGGATGTAGATATGGATGTGGAGGTGCAGGTGGAGGTGCAGGTGGATGTGGATGTAGATGTGGAGGTGCAGGTGGATGTAGATATGGAAGTGGATGTAGATATGGAGGTGGATGTAGATATGGAGGTGGATGTAGATATGGAGGTGGATGTAGATATGGAGGTGGATGTAGATGTGCAGGTGGATGTAGATATGGATGTGGAGGTGCAGGTGGATATGGAGGTGGATGTGGAGGTGCAGGTGTATGTGGATGTAGATATGCAGGTGGATGTGGATGTAGATATGGATGTGGAGGTGCAGGTGGAtatggaggtggaggtggatgTGGATGTAGATATGCAGGTGGATGTAGATATGGATGTGGAGGTGCAGGTGGATATGCAGGTGGATGTGGATGTAGATATGCAGGTGGATGTAGATATGGAGGTGGAGGTGCAGGTGGATGTAGAtatggaggtggaggtggactTGATGCACCTCCTTGTGTTACTTTCCTTTTTAAAAGGTGACATTACTTTCATTACTTTACTTTCCTTCTGGCGACATGTGGGACAGCGAGCGTTGGTGTCTAGACGTGGACGTGGTCTAGTAGAAGACAGTAGAGGTCACATGATCCgtagtaaaacacacacacacacacacactgcttcttcATCATCTTATGTGACGTGATGCAGATAAACTGCGAGgaatttttataaacaaacGAATAAAATCTCCAAAATAAAGGagattacacaaaagacaaaagcaGCTCCGACCGGACATCAGAGAGAAGACAGGATGAGATGAACGCTAGGGTTAGAAGGTTGTGAGGGGGAAACTGTAGAAACATCAGACCACACGAAGCACGGGATTGGTCCGAGGAATGGTTTCAGCCAATCGTTGACGGGTTTGAGTTGTACCTGATTTGCATAATCATGTTGATTTGTATCGAATTGAAACGCTTTATTTTCTAGGCAGCTGATGAGGGACGGGATCTGAAGCTGACGCTGTATCAGTATAAAACCTGTCCGTTCTGCAGTAAAGTGCGAGCCTTCCTGGACTACCATGGCCTCCCGTACCAAGTGGTGGAGGTTAACCCCGTCATGCGGCAGGAGATCAAGTGGTCTACCTACAGGAAAGTTCCCATCCTGATGGTGAACGAAAGCGTGGTAAGTGCAGCGTGACGTTTCTACACGCGTTCCGAGTCGTCGCTCTGCGGTTAAACTCCGTCTTTCTGCTCCGCTTCTCTCCTGAGCAGCAGCTGAACGACTCGTCCGTGATCATTAGCGCACTGATGACGTACCTGATCAGCAGGTGAGTGATGTTCAGACTCCACATGGTCCTGAGCGTGTGACCCGGCGTGTGATTAATGCTCGGCTCGATCCGCAGGGAGAAGAGCGTTCCTGAGATCCTGAGCTGTTATCCTGAAATGAAGGCAAAGAACCACAGCGGCAAAGACGTGACCGAGTTCGGGAACAAGTACTGGGTGATGGTGGACGAAACCAGACACAGGCAGTTCTATCCAGAGAAAACGTCcaggcagtgagacagacacacacacacacacacacacacacaatgtgttacATAGCATGATGGCTTAAAGATCATGAAAATCCAGCTACATTCATCCAATCACAATCCAGACTGCTGGTGGATTGttttgaacagtgtgtgtgtgtgtgtgtgtgtgtgtgtgtgtgtgtgtgtgtgtgttttcagagaggaaataaaatggCGTCAGTGGGCAGACGACTGGCTCGTGCACCTCATCTCCCCTAATGTGTACCGGACCCCGGCCGAGGCTCTGGCTTCCTTCGACTACATCGTCCGCGAAGGAAAGTTCGGAACCTTCGAAGGCTTCTTTGCCAAGTACGTAGGAGCAGCGGCCATGTGGCTCATCTCCAAACGGCTCAAGAGCAGGTCAGTGAACGCAGCGTAATTCCATCCTGCTTCATACACCGAGAGGTTTCGGTTAATCTGCCGTGTGATCTGTAATCACTGTAAACGACAcgatacacaacacacacacacacactgtttcaaAGACGTCTCTCTGTCCTGTGTTATACGCAGCGAGCGTtaagaataaaaattacaatCTGATCTAGGGccgggcgataaaacgataacgatatgtatcgcgatagacacgtgatcgatatcattaaaaaaaagtgttcgaTAAAAGCTTCGATAATTTTTGTTCCTcttcggaagaaaacagaggtcgcgaagcaagtttggttgcattagcaaaggcactcgctctcttgtaacctagcaacgtagggagtgacacgttaacagccaatcatgtaacagtatcacgtttggttgcgccaaatcgttgtctcgtgctggtgctggattcctcttcagtaaccggcgaccgatgagcagaaaatgagccgcagcgagcgaggaaacgTCAGATCGCCAGTACGGCagtttttttggatattataagtctgaccgtagtcacGCCAACGTCGTCTGCACATTATGCAAGACCGTCATCCctgctattttattacactttattaagcatttcttacattttctttcattttgcaccttaaatgttgaGATCATTGTTAAAGGTGCCCTGTCACACGTCTGAAGTTCACCATGGACTCTATAACAttgttttgtggaaataatgccttggttccCTTGTTTCAatccattctagtgtggtatagaaagcctgcaggaagactcagctcgatttgcgccagttctcatgaatattcaaatgagctatgctgcttggctccgattggctaaccgctaggatatgagagcgtgactattcattcacccggcgcaataagtagcctaggctagaggacatttgtttacaatcaccttgaattgcggcagaacggcttcttcacgagcccgttgacgttcagccgtccttgctgtataggaaactcactgagctacacgaattctgggggcgcggtctcaagtgggagagctcatgaatagtaatgagctcagtcactctgacgtcagagtgaccagcttttctaactgacctgatttctccacttatttcttttaagtgtctagaactgaccggggaggtaatagttcgttttcacattcacgacacaacacaaacacatatggaccgaacacatatcaaaaaatacaagtaaaaacggttttgtgttgaagggcacctttaagtgttcattgtgactttagacttatgtttccattataattatgtgagttttcctgcttgttgacatttctgtcttaataactgaggggattacgatcagaggaaggttaagtttaaaataaaaatgtttatatgtaatatatttttctcctggtccttattttaaatgggtcataaaatatatcaataattatcgatatcgaccgatacgaaacactgatatcgtgatacagttttcagccgtatcgcccaACCCTAAGCTGCGATTTCgatatgattatttttttttcccccctcgtGCCCCTCGTGCCCTAAGACACAATCTGCAGGATGACGTGAGGCAGGACCTGTACAAGGCGGTGAACGACTGGGTGGCAGCCATCGGGAAAAACAAGAAATTCATGGGAGGAGAAAAACCCAACCTCGCCGACCtggtaaaagaaataaatgaaagacagaaccgcacacttcctgtttgtgtgaatgtgaacgATGAGCTGTAGACGGAGTTCTATTTGAACTCTAGTTTCTTCCTTCGTACGTGTTCTTTACGTCTCCTCCGTCTCTCTGTGTGAAGGCGG
The genomic region above belongs to Tachysurus vachellii isolate PV-2020 chromosome 11, HZAU_Pvac_v1, whole genome shotgun sequence and contains:
- the ptgesl gene encoding prostaglandin E synthase 2, which encodes MAALCARSLGKVGRLFSHSTSFSGWNPVPLSTRLCARAHGGSAQGPARALRRTGNGGAALRCVFLLGGGLGLYHSVKHTVQKQHAQQHEAADEGRDLKLTLYQYKTCPFCSKVRAFLDYHGLPYQVVEVNPVMRQEIKWSTYRKVPILMVNESVQLNDSSVIISALMTYLISREKSVPEILSCYPEMKAKNHSGKDVTEFGNKYWVMVDETRHRQFYPEKTSRQEEIKWRQWADDWLVHLISPNVYRTPAEALASFDYIVREGKFGTFEGFFAKYVGAAAMWLISKRLKSRHNLQDDVRQDLYKAVNDWVAAIGKNKKFMGGEKPNLADLAVFGVLRVMEGLQAFDDMMENTKVKKWYGRMQNALRHHHQ